The following is a genomic window from Hyphomicrobiales bacterium.
GGCGGAGCGGCGCGCCCGTCAAAACCGCCTGACCGCCATGGAAGCCCTGTCGGCATCAATCGCCCACGAGGTCAACCAGCCTCTTACGAGCATGATCACCAATGCCTCGGCCGCCCTGCGCTGGCTGGCGAGGCAGGAGCCGCAGGTTGAGAAGGCCGATGCCGCCTTGCGGCGCATCGTGGATGACGGGCATCGCGCCAACAAGGTCGTCTCCGGTATCCGGGCCATGTTCAGCAAGGGCACGCAGGAGCGCACCGAAATTGACCTGGGCGCGCTGGTGTTCGAGGCTGTACGAACGGCGTCCGCCGAGGCGAGCCACGGCGGCATCGATCTCGAGGTCGATCTGGAAGCGGAATTGCCCCCCATGAACGGCAATGGCGTTCAGCTACATCACGTTCTGCGCAATCTCATCGAGAACGCCATCGATGCGGTCAAGGCGAGCGGCGAACGCTCCCGGCGCGTCATTCTGCGCGGGCAACGCGGCGCGCATGGCGTGGTCACGGTCAGCGTGGAGGACAACGGCACCGGCGTCGCGCATGAAATCGTGGACCGCGTGTTCGATCCATTCGTGTCGACGAAACCGGGCGGCATGGGGATGGGGCTGATGTTCTGCCGGTCCGTCATCGAGGCCCATGGCGGGCGCATCTGGGTCACGCCGAATGTCCCGCGCGGGGCCGTCTTCCATTTCTCCCTGCCTGCAGCCATTTTGTCGACGGCGGGGGCCGAGATTGTCGAGAGGGACGCGCAGGTGGAGCGATGACGGATTCCGTTGTCTATGTCGTCGACGATGACCAGTCCGTGAGAGCTTCTCTCGAAAGCCTCCTGGCATCCGAAGGCCACGCGGTTCGGACGTTCGATTCCGCGCAAGCGTTCCTGGAGGCCCCACGGCCGACGCTGCCGGCGTGCCTTGTCCTCGATGTCCGGCTGCGGGGGGTGAGCGGGCTGGAGTTCCAGCGGGAACTCGCACGCAACGGCATCCTGACGCCGATCGTCTTCATCACCGGCCATGGCGATGTACCCATGTCGGTGGCCGCGATGAAAGCCGGTGCGATCGAGTTCCTGATGAAGCCTTTCCGGGATCAGGACTTGCTCGACGCGGTCCACAACGGGATCGACATGGACCGCCGCCGTCTCGCCCAGGACCGGCAGATCACGGAATTGCGTGATCGATATGCATCGATGACGCCGCGGGAGCGGGAAATCATGCCCCTCGTGGCAAGCGGCTTGATGAACAAGCAGATCGCGATGGATCTCAGGCTCAGCGAAGTGACCGTGAAGGTTCATCGCGCCCAGATCATGACAAAGATGCAGGCGAGAACGCTCCCGGACCTCGTGCGCATCGTCGACCGCCTCGCGACCGATCCAGCCAAGGCGTAGCGGATCGCGCCCGCCGGGCTCGATCCCGCTGCCACCCTATACTCAAGTTCAATGGCACCTACATGAGTGGACAATTGCCGCCTTGTCGTGAAATTTCTTAAAACGAAGCTGCCCGCTCGCAGAGGACAGCCATGCCGACCGCTACGCCCACTCCTGGTAAGCGCCTGCTCGACCCCAGCAATCACGCGCTCATTCTCATCGACTTCCAGTCGCAGATGGCTTTTGCGACGAAATCCATCGACGCCGTCGCGTTGCGCAATAACGCGGCGCTGGTTTCCCGTGCGGCCGCCGGCTTCAAGGTTCCGACGATCCTGACGACGGTGGCGGAAAAAAGCTTCTCGGGTCCTATGTTCGACGAGATCGCCGAGGCCTTCGCCGGGCAGCCCATGCTCGACCGGACATCGATGAATACTTGGGAAGACGCCGCGGTCATTGCGCGTGTCAACGAGATCGGGTCATCGAGGATCGTCCTCGCCGGTCTCTGGACAAGCGTCTGCATCGTCGGGCCGGCGCTATCCGCCCTCGAGCAGGGTTACGAAGTCGCCGTGATTGCGGACGCATGCGGTGATGTCTCCACGGAAGCGCATGAGCGCGCGATGGAACGCATGATCCAGGCCGGTGCGGTGCCGATGACGGCCCTGCAATATCTGCTCGAACTCCAGCGCGACTGGGCCCGGGCGGAGACTTATGATCTGACCACGGGCATCGCCAAGAAATTCGGCGGGGCATATGGTCTTGGCATTATCTACGCCAAGTCTATGTTTGATGCGTCCGAGGGACACTAAGCATCCGATCGGACCGTATCAAAATTCGATGAAGTTCACAGCTTCGGGGCTGTGATCAGGCAAGAGACAGGTTTTGCAAGCCGGTGCCTTGAGCGTTGTCCGATCAGGGCGCATGGTCTCATGGCAGGGCCGGATCGATTGCCTTGGAACAGGCCTCTCGTACCTTCCGTCACAGCCCGCAGGGGCGGGCCGTGGGAACCTCCATCACTACAGTGAAGGATTGACCTCCATGCCAAGCGTCACCACCAAAGACGGCGTCGAAATTTTCTTCAAGGACTGGGGTCCCAAGGACGCGCAGCCCATCATGTTCCACCACGGCTGGCCGTTGAGCTCCGATGATTGGGACGCGCAGATGCTGTTCTTCCTCGCCAAGGGCTATCGTGTCGTGGCCCATGACAGACGCGGTCACGGCCGCTCCACGCAGGTTTGGGATGGTCACGACATGGACCACTATGCCGCCGACGCCGCGGCGGTGGTCGAGCATCTGGACCTGAAGAACTCGGTCCACGTCGGCCATTCGACAGGGGGTGGGGAAGCGCTGCATTTCACCGTCCGCCGCGGCAAGGGCCGCGCTGCCAAGCTCGTGCTCATCGGCGCCGTGCCGCCCCTCATGCTCAAGACGGACGCCAATCCCGGCGGGTTGCCGATCGAGGTCTTCGATGGATTTCGCAAGGCGCTGGCCGACAACCGCGCCCAGTTCTTCCTCGATGTTCCCGCCGGTCCGTTCTACGGTTTCAACCGTCCAGGCGCGAAGGTCTCCCAGGGTGTGATCGAGAACTGGTGGCGCCAGGGCATGGCCGGTGGCGCCAAGGCCCACTACGACGGCATCAAGGCCTTTTCGGAGACCGATTTCACGGACGATCTCAAGGCCGTCGAAGTTCCCACATTGGTGATGCACGGCGACGATGACCAGATCGTCCCCTTCGCCGATTCCGCGCCGTTGTCGGCCAAGCTCGTGAAGGGCGCCACGCTGAAAGTCTATCCAGGCTTCCCGCATGGCATGTGCACGACGCATGCCGATGTGATCAACGCGGATCTCCTCGCCTTCATCGCGCAATAAGGCGGAAAAGCCGGTCCATCCGGCCGCCGTGCGCGTCTCCGGACACCGGCCGA
Proteins encoded in this region:
- a CDS encoding Nicotinamidase-related amidase, with amino-acid sequence MPTATPTPGKRLLDPSNHALILIDFQSQMAFATKSIDAVALRNNAALVSRAAAGFKVPTILTTVAEKSFSGPMFDEIAEAFAGQPMLDRTSMNTWEDAAVIARVNEIGSSRIVLAGLWTSVCIVGPALSALEQGYEVAVIADACGDVSTEAHERAMERMIQAGAVPMTALQYLLELQRDWARAETYDLTTGIAKKFGGAYGLGIIYAKSMFDASEGH
- the nodW gene encoding Nodulation protein W, which gives rise to MTDSVVYVVDDDQSVRASLESLLASEGHAVRTFDSAQAFLEAPRPTLPACLVLDVRLRGVSGLEFQRELARNGILTPIVFITGHGDVPMSVAAMKAGAIEFLMKPFRDQDLLDAVHNGIDMDRRRLAQDRQITELRDRYASMTPREREIMPLVASGLMNKQIAMDLRLSEVTVKVHRAQIMTKMQARTLPDLVRIVDRLATDPAKA
- the cpo gene encoding Non-heme chloroperoxidase codes for the protein MPSVTTKDGVEIFFKDWGPKDAQPIMFHHGWPLSSDDWDAQMLFFLAKGYRVVAHDRRGHGRSTQVWDGHDMDHYAADAAAVVEHLDLKNSVHVGHSTGGGEALHFTVRRGKGRAAKLVLIGAVPPLMLKTDANPGGLPIEVFDGFRKALADNRAQFFLDVPAGPFYGFNRPGAKVSQGVIENWWRQGMAGGAKAHYDGIKAFSETDFTDDLKAVEVPTLVMHGDDDQIVPFADSAPLSAKLVKGATLKVYPGFPHGMCTTHADVINADLLAFIAQ